The Mucilaginibacter terrae region AATATCTACGCTACCTGTAATCTTTCCTTTCAAAAAGCTGTAGTTAAAACCTAAGTTTCGCTTCTCCACCGTTTCCCATGAAAGGTTTGGATTACCCATTGTACCTACACGATAAATGGTGTAAGGTGAAGCCACTACCTGGTTACCAGCCTGTGAGGTGGTGCCGGAGTATTGATAAGAATCGCGGAATGGCCAACGTGGGCTATTAAAACCGTCATCACCTATCCGGCCCCAAGAGGCACGAACTTTCAGCAAGTCAACAAAAGTTAATTTGCTCATAAATTTTTCGTTGCTGATTACCCAGCCACCTGATACTGACGGAAAAAAAGCAAACCTATAATCGGGACCGAATTTTTCGGAGCCGTTATAAGCACCGTTTGCCTCAAACAAATACTTTGATTTAAAGGCATAGGTGGTACGAAACACCCAATCTTCGCGGTAATTAGCAAACACACTGCCACGCGCTGATTTTTGACGCTGTAAAAGCCCCATAGCGGTTACATCATGGTAACCAAAGGTACGGGCGTAGTTTAACTGTAACTGGTAGTTAGTATTACGGTAAGTAGCATTTTTATCTACCTCCCCAGGTGCAACACTCCAGGCTATGGCTTCGGTAAAATCAAACTGGGTACCGGTATTGCGGCTTTGCTCATAAGCGGTTAAACCCGATAAAGGGAAAATATATTTACGTTGGGCCGCATTGTTTTGATCGTTGATTCCGCGTCTTCTTTCTAAAAACGTATTATCGAGTGATACACTTGCTCTAAAGCTCAAGCCCTTTGTAAGCATATCCAGCTTTTGTTGCAAAATAAAATCGGTAGTAAGCTGCGTGCTTGTTCTTTTTTCGACACCTGAATAGGCTAACCAAAATGCCGCATTTGGCTGATCTTGCGTGGCGGTTGGGTAATAGCCGTATGTCCCATCTGAATAAATTGGTCTGAAGGTATCAGGCGCTGTACGATAGGCTGATGACCATATAGAGCCATCACCATCGGCCATGTTGTAAGGCAATTGCCTTACCCCGTTAGAGCCAAATAATTTGGTAGAAAACAGCGTTGTTTTGGTTAGGTTAAAATCGAGGTTACTGCGAACGTTGGTACGGTTGTATCCAAAGTTCGATTCGTAGCCCCTGTTATTAGGGAAAGTTTTAAACAAATCCCCTTCCCTAACCAAGTCAACTCCAGCAAAATATTTTACAAATTTAGAACCGCCCGATACATTTGCCGCTGTATTGTATGACATGGCATGGCTTTTAAAAAGCTCTTTTTCCCAATCAACGTTAGGGTACCGGTCCCACTCATCAGCATTTAAAGGGTTACGGTACTTATCAATCATTTCCTTGGGCATATAACCCGCCCAGGTATTAGGATCAACTATCGACTCTCTTTCAAAAATCTTGTTCCTGATCATTAAGGCGTCGTAAGAGTCATACTTTTCAGGCAGCCTTGAAGCAATTTTTGTGGTAACGTTAGATCTTACCTGCACCTGGGGTTTACCCTCCGCTCCTTGTTTAGTGGTTACCAATATTACGCCGTTGGCACCACGTACACCATACACCGCCGTGGCCGATGCATCTTTTAATACAGATACGCTTTCTACCGAAGAAATATCAATTGAACTGATAGAGCGCTCAATGCCGTCAACCAATATCAGCGGCGAACTATTATTCCATGAACTTTGCCCCCTGATGAGTATCTGTGGATCTTCGGCTCCGGGCATACCTGTTGATGAACTGGTTACTACACCCGGCAAATTACCGGTTAAAGCCATGCCAAGGTTGGTTACACCGCCTGTACGTTCTAAAACTTTGCCTGTGGTTTGTGTGATAGCACCTACCACGCTAATTTTTTTCTGCTGCCCGTAACCTACCACCACAACTTCGTTCATGGTTTTATTAGCATCTTCCAGGATGACCTTGTTATCAGAATCACTTGATATTTTGATTTCCTTGGTCACCAGGCCAACGTATGACACCACCACAATCACATTATCACCGGAAACTGTTAATGCAAATTTTCCGTTAATATCGGTAATGGTCTTTCGGGGGTTGTTGCCTTTGGTAGCAACGGTGGCACCAATTACAGGC contains the following coding sequences:
- a CDS encoding SusC/RagA family TonB-linked outer membrane protein, encoding MIIIKNKNTQLCKIPLLALLLFFNTLVTHAQSTVTLRGTVTDKTGEPVIGATVATKGNNPRKTITDINGKFALTVSGDNVIVVVSYVGLVTKEIKISSDSDNKVILEDANKTMNEVVVVGYGQQKKISVVGAITQTTGKVLERTGGVTNLGMALTGNLPGVVTSSSTGMPGAEDPQILIRGQSSWNNSSPLILVDGIERSISSIDISSVESVSVLKDASATAVYGVRGANGVILVTTKQGAEGKPQVQVRSNVTTKIASRLPEKYDSYDALMIRNKIFERESIVDPNTWAGYMPKEMIDKYRNPLNADEWDRYPNVDWEKELFKSHAMSYNTAANVSGGSKFVKYFAGVDLVREGDLFKTFPNNRGYESNFGYNRTNVRSNLDFNLTKTTLFSTKLFGSNGVRQLPYNMADGDGSIWSSAYRTAPDTFRPIYSDGTYGYYPTATQDQPNAAFWLAYSGVEKRTSTQLTTDFILQQKLDMLTKGLSFRASVSLDNTFLERRRGINDQNNAAQRKYIFPLSGLTAYEQSRNTGTQFDFTEAIAWSVAPGEVDKNATYRNTNYQLQLNYARTFGYHDVTAMGLLQRQKSARGSVFANYREDWVFRTTYAFKSKYLFEANGAYNGSEKFGPDYRFAFFPSVSGGWVISNEKFMSKLTFVDLLKVRASWGRIGDDGFNSPRWPFRDSYQYSGTTSQAGNQVVASPYTIYRVGTMGNPNLSWETVEKRNLGFNYSFLKGKITGSVDIFRDKRSNIVIGGNARAIPSFYGFGTPELPSAPSANLGEVVSKGYEIELAFNQPLGKNARMWANAAVTHAQNVTNFRDDPELTPSYQKLAGYAIGQTRTFIDNGFLQSWDDIYGSTTRLANNQNRLPGDYNIIDFNGDGLIDDKDRAPFGYTGNPQNTYNLNVGFEWKRFSIFVQFYAVNNVTRQIQFPNFQGKSNLIFVEKPFWFLQDGGGEVPPSRYVVLDAHGSNGTRYFYDASYVRLKNAEIGYMLPTKLVSKIGLKNCRLYVNGNNLLLWTKMPDDRESNFSSANGDSSNGAYPTVRRFNLGLDITL